Proteins from a genomic interval of Chroococcidiopsis thermalis PCC 7203:
- a CDS encoding HAD family hydrolase, with the protein MSVNAPTILALDFDGVICDGLPEYFATAWRTYCKIWLPSSQTTPENLTSQFDRLRPVIETGWEMPVLIRALLSGVTEAEIWQNWSAIAQKFLQQDNLTAAEIGKQLDAIRDEWISTNLDSWLDLHRFYPGVLERLHSLIDSPVKPLIITTKEGRFVEQLLQRQGIQLPSQSVLGKEIKRPKYQIIRELIAIATQTPVVFWFVEDRLKTLQLVQQQADLEDVRLFLADWGYNTSAERELAQQNPRIQLLSLAQFAEDFSAWG; encoded by the coding sequence ATGAGTGTAAACGCTCCCACGATTTTAGCTCTGGATTTTGATGGCGTAATTTGTGACGGTCTACCAGAATATTTCGCTACGGCTTGGCGAACGTACTGCAAAATTTGGTTACCATCTTCTCAAACCACACCTGAAAATTTAACATCGCAATTCGATCGCTTGCGTCCGGTAATTGAGACGGGTTGGGAAATGCCAGTGTTGATTAGAGCTTTGTTATCCGGGGTGACAGAAGCAGAAATATGGCAAAATTGGAGTGCGATCGCGCAAAAATTCTTGCAACAAGATAACTTAACTGCTGCTGAGATCGGCAAGCAATTGGATGCAATTCGAGATGAATGGATTTCTACCAATCTCGATAGTTGGCTAGACCTGCATCGGTTTTATCCTGGGGTTTTGGAAAGATTGCACTCATTAATTGATAGTCCGGTTAAACCGCTGATTATTACGACTAAAGAAGGGCGTTTTGTCGAGCAACTTTTGCAACGGCAAGGTATACAATTACCCAGTCAGTCGGTTTTAGGCAAAGAAATCAAGCGTCCAAAATATCAAATTATCAGAGAGTTAATTGCGATCGCCACTCAAACACCAGTCGTGTTCTGGTTTGTGGAAGACAGACTCAAGACTTTGCAACTCGTGCAACAGCAAGCAGACTTGGAAGATGTGAGACTTTTTCTAGCTGATTGGGGATATAATACCTCAGCCGAGAGAGAACTGGCGCAGCAAAACCCCCGTATTCAGTTGCTATCGCTGGCTCAGTTTGCTGAAGATTTTTCGGCTTGGGGCTAA
- a CDS encoding DNA double-strand break repair nuclease NurA: protein MLDLTKVAKAMQGISQHLSTEVAASRQRLELAQDLMTAAYKNQAELMQRQKQWRDRILFSTAVPMEPLNTCIDLPVPPKTHTVLATDGSQIAPNHHEIAYCYLLNIGRVVLHYGQNRQPLLDSLPEVFYRPEDLYISRQWGIRTEEWMGYRRTASEATVLAELAAAVVGSREQEDKGTRGQGGQGGERPITNYQLPITTPTLAMVDGSLIYWFLEQLPLEARDRILPPILTAWEQLKALSIPIMGYLSASRSMESLNFLRLQACIHEVPDCASFCPNQIEKVPCQVLEPLRDAALWSIQLQPGQRSTLWRSSARITELYGDCTIYFCYVHVGTEIARVEVPAWVAEDEALFNQSLGLMLAQVQKGYGYPVVLAEAHNQAVVRGGDRARFFAMLEQQMIKAGLRNVGISYKEARKRGSIA from the coding sequence ATGCTCGATCTGACAAAAGTAGCGAAGGCGATGCAAGGCATCAGCCAACATTTAAGCACGGAAGTAGCTGCAAGTCGCCAACGGTTGGAGTTGGCGCAAGATCTCATGACAGCAGCTTACAAAAATCAAGCAGAATTGATGCAGCGACAAAAACAGTGGCGCGATCGCATTTTATTCAGCACCGCTGTACCAATGGAACCGCTTAACACCTGTATCGATCTACCAGTACCACCTAAAACTCATACCGTTCTCGCCACGGATGGCTCGCAGATTGCTCCCAACCATCACGAAATCGCTTATTGTTATCTACTCAATATCGGTCGGGTAGTCTTGCACTACGGACAAAATCGCCAACCTTTGCTCGATAGCCTACCAGAAGTATTCTACCGTCCCGAAGATTTATATATTTCGCGTCAATGGGGTATCCGCACTGAAGAATGGATGGGTTATCGTCGTACTGCTTCTGAAGCTACCGTGTTGGCTGAGTTGGCTGCTGCTGTGGTAGGAAGCAGGGAGCAAGAGGACAAGGGGACAAGGGGACAAGGGGGACAAGGAGGAGAACGACCAATTACCAATTACCAATTACCAATTACCACTCCTACACTAGCTATGGTCGATGGATCGTTAATCTATTGGTTTTTAGAACAATTGCCTTTAGAAGCACGCGATCGCATTTTGCCACCAATTTTGACGGCTTGGGAACAGCTTAAAGCCTTGAGTATTCCCATCATGGGTTATCTCAGCGCTTCTCGTAGTATGGAAAGCTTGAATTTTTTACGTCTGCAAGCTTGCATTCACGAAGTACCAGACTGCGCCAGTTTTTGTCCGAATCAAATTGAAAAAGTTCCTTGTCAAGTCCTCGAACCATTGCGGGATGCAGCACTATGGTCGATTCAATTGCAGCCAGGACAAAGAAGCACTTTATGGCGTAGTTCTGCCCGCATAACAGAATTATATGGAGATTGTACAATCTATTTCTGTTACGTACATGTCGGTACGGAAATTGCACGGGTAGAAGTTCCGGCTTGGGTAGCAGAGGATGAAGCTTTATTTAATCAATCTTTAGGTTTGATGTTAGCTCAAGTACAGAAAGGCTATGGCTACCCTGTCGTGTTAGCAGAGGCGCACAATCAAGCAGTTGTGAGGGGAGGCGATCGCGCTCGTTTCTTTGCGATGCTAGAACAACAAATGATCAAAGCAGGCTTGAGAAATGTCGGAATTTCCTATAAGGAAGCGCGTAAGCGCGGCAGTATTGCTTAA
- a CDS encoding SDR family oxidoreductase: MTTKPVTFITGANKGIGNEVARQLAQHDFTVLIGTRNVQRGEAAAETLRAEGFDVHFVPIDINDESSIKDAAETVARQWKQVTVLINNAAVNYDFSPATRPSTLSVDVLKDTFLTNVFGAFATIHHFLPLLKQAGTAQILKPQIINISSTLGSLTSLSDPEHYYYGVNTVAYNSSKSALNAITVALAKDLVEDKISVNSICPGWVKTDMGTDNAPRTVEQGASIIVKLATMENPPTGKFLDDDGEILW, encoded by the coding sequence ATGACAACAAAGCCAGTTACTTTCATTACAGGTGCAAATAAAGGAATTGGAAATGAAGTTGCACGACAGCTTGCCCAGCATGACTTCACTGTTTTGATTGGTACACGTAACGTACAACGTGGAGAAGCAGCAGCAGAAACACTCCGTGCTGAAGGATTTGACGTTCATTTTGTACCAATTGATATCAATGATGAATCGTCAATTAAAGATGCTGCTGAAACTGTGGCTAGACAGTGGAAACAAGTTACTGTGCTGATTAATAATGCTGCTGTCAATTATGATTTTTCACCAGCAACTCGACCATCTACGCTGAGTGTAGATGTTCTCAAGGATACTTTTCTCACGAATGTTTTTGGTGCATTTGCAACAATTCACCATTTTCTACCGTTACTCAAGCAAGCTGGAACAGCACAAATCCTGAAACCACAAATCATAAATATTTCGTCAACACTTGGTTCCCTAACTTCTCTCAGTGACCCAGAACATTATTACTACGGAGTTAATACCGTTGCTTATAACTCTTCCAAATCTGCACTTAATGCTATAACTGTTGCCTTAGCAAAAGATTTAGTAGAGGACAAAATCAGCGTCAACTCTATTTGTCCTGGTTGGGTAAAAACTGATATGGGTACAGATAATGCACCGCGTACTGTCGAACAAGGAGCATCAATTATTGTCAAACTTGCTACGATGGAGAATCCACCCACGGGTAAATTTCTCGACGATGATGGAGAAATTCTGTGGTAG
- a CDS encoding helix-turn-helix domain-containing protein, whose product MKRWKQQQQQQQEPIVLTLEQQRAEKLAQIGATLRRRREDKQISLERIESTTRIRQSFLQAIEAGNIDKLPEPVYIRGFIKQYAEALDLDGTELADSFPLEDYRQSLKPVGVSLPPAQLQTSHLYAIYILLIIGAVSILSQTLSNSDFQIGQTTQSQPPLPVANVAKPKAPAKVKPVATPKKQTKPVEIGMTFKEKSWIRVIADGKKAFEGELPQGTQRTWTANNRLSFRVGNAGGVLVNYNQEEAKPLGESGQVQEVTFGANNQRL is encoded by the coding sequence ATGAAGCGGTGGAAACAGCAACAGCAGCAACAACAAGAACCAATCGTTTTGACGCTCGAACAACAAAGAGCTGAAAAGTTGGCGCAAATAGGTGCTACTCTGCGCCGCAGGCGAGAAGACAAACAAATTTCTCTAGAGCGAATTGAATCTACAACGCGAATTCGTCAGAGTTTTTTACAAGCGATCGAAGCAGGTAATATTGATAAATTACCTGAGCCAGTTTATATTCGAGGCTTTATTAAGCAATATGCCGAGGCACTCGATCTAGATGGTACGGAATTAGCTGATTCTTTTCCTTTAGAAGACTATCGGCAGAGTTTGAAGCCAGTAGGAGTTAGCCTACCTCCAGCTCAATTACAAACTTCTCATCTCTACGCTATATACATTCTTTTAATTATTGGTGCAGTCAGCATTTTGTCTCAAACATTGAGTAATTCTGACTTTCAAATCGGTCAAACTACTCAGTCACAACCTCCTTTACCCGTTGCTAATGTCGCTAAGCCTAAAGCACCAGCTAAAGTCAAACCAGTTGCTACTCCCAAAAAGCAAACCAAGCCAGTTGAAATTGGTATGACTTTTAAAGAAAAATCGTGGATTCGGGTAATTGCAGATGGGAAGAAAGCCTTTGAAGGCGAGTTACCTCAAGGAACGCAGCGTACTTGGACGGCTAACAATCGCCTGTCGTTCAGAGTTGGCAATGCTGGCGGGGTATTGGTTAATTACAACCAAGAAGAAGCTAAACCCTTGGGAGAGTCGGGACAAGTACAAGAAGTTACATTTGGAGCGAATAATCAGAGACTTTAA
- a CDS encoding pseudouridine synthase, producing the protein MEERIQKILSQWGIASRRQAEEMIKLGRVRCNGAIVELGHKADPSRDAIEVDGKPLRSPHRPQPIYLLLNKPTGVVTTCDDPQGRPTVMQLLPPNLRQGQGIHPVGRLDTESTGALLLTNDGNLTFALTHPRHDISKTYQVVVAGHPPESVLKQWRQGVVLEGRKTRKAQVRVLSRDANRTWLEFILWEGRNRQIRRMTEQLGYPTLQLHRTTIGSIQLEPTAGAALPPGCYRSLEKREIDYLQNQLQNQLKSTTRVQV; encoded by the coding sequence ATGGAGGAACGGATACAAAAAATTCTTTCTCAGTGGGGAATCGCTTCGAGACGGCAAGCGGAAGAGATGATTAAGCTCGGTCGCGTGCGCTGCAATGGTGCGATAGTAGAGTTAGGGCATAAAGCCGATCCGAGCCGAGACGCGATCGAAGTGGATGGAAAGCCTTTGCGATCGCCTCATCGTCCCCAGCCTATCTATTTATTGCTCAATAAACCAACTGGTGTAGTTACAACTTGTGACGACCCCCAAGGTAGACCCACAGTGATGCAACTGTTACCACCTAATCTACGTCAAGGTCAGGGTATTCATCCTGTCGGACGTTTGGATACTGAATCTACAGGTGCATTATTACTGACGAATGATGGAAACCTGACATTTGCTCTCACCCATCCCCGTCATGACATTTCCAAGACATATCAAGTCGTAGTTGCGGGACATCCGCCAGAATCGGTGTTAAAACAATGGCGACAGGGAGTTGTTTTAGAGGGGAGAAAGACCAGAAAGGCACAAGTGCGCGTGTTGTCTCGCGATGCCAATCGCACGTGGTTAGAATTCATTTTATGGGAAGGCAGAAATCGGCAAATTCGCCGCATGACAGAACAGTTGGGTTATCCCACGCTCCAGTTGCATCGAACTACAATTGGTTCGATTCAACTAGAACCAACCGCAGGTGCAGCTTTGCCTCCAGGTTGCTATCGTTCGCTCGAAAAACGCGAAATTGATTATTTACAAAATCAACTACAAAATCAACTCAAATCTACAACAAGGGTGCAGGTGTAA
- a CDS encoding LmeA family phospholipid-binding protein has protein sequence MNPNNLEQDKTAKHRLISKVLSPALWLFVRSQVEQVSHLEVQIASSDRQILSGSIPRLSISGDRIVYKGLHFAKISLMGEGMQTNLHQVMRGQPLQLLEPMVVSGEAILQETDLNASLKSDLLSSALTELLSKLASSNNAVRGQIDWKQIAIAPGSLLLQGNLVNSSHTTPITLRCGLQLSSGRKLLLTQPQLQISNSWEELENYVMDLGSHVNLKELTLEPGQIVCRGSITVMP, from the coding sequence TTGAATCCGAACAACTTAGAGCAAGACAAGACCGCTAAGCATCGCCTAATTAGTAAAGTGCTGTCTCCGGCACTATGGCTGTTTGTCCGATCGCAAGTTGAGCAAGTATCTCATTTAGAGGTACAAATCGCCAGCAGCGATCGACAAATCCTTTCTGGTAGTATTCCCCGCCTATCTATCTCTGGCGATCGCATTGTTTATAAAGGTTTACATTTCGCAAAAATCAGCCTAATGGGGGAGGGAATGCAGACAAATTTACATCAAGTGATGAGAGGACAACCGCTGCAACTGCTAGAACCTATGGTTGTCTCTGGGGAAGCAATACTACAGGAAACAGATCTCAATGCTTCCCTGAAGTCGGATTTACTGTCTAGTGCTTTAACGGAGTTACTATCAAAATTAGCTTCTAGCAACAATGCTGTGCGAGGACAAATTGACTGGAAACAAATCGCGATCGCCCCAGGAAGCTTGTTATTGCAGGGTAATTTAGTTAATTCTAGCCACACTACACCTATTACTCTCAGGTGCGGCTTGCAGCTTTCTAGCGGTCGCAAATTGCTTCTAACTCAACCCCAACTCCAAATTTCTAACTCATGGGAAGAGTTAGAAAACTATGTTATGGATTTAGGTTCTCACGTCAATTTAAAAGAACTAACCTTAGAACCAGGACAGATTGTCTGTCGTGGTAGTATTACCGTCATGCCTTAA
- a CDS encoding phosphatidate cytidylyltransferase: MPWSRIISGIIAIALALTASVLGGWYFTFMFMAIVYLGQLEYFELVRAKGIAPAAKTTIVVSLALLAIATVSSNLADAVMPVAGTFICFYLLFLPKLASIADISTSILGLFYCGYLPSYWIRLRSLGNPAVSNIPFDGYLPDIATINLIKHGNFAALPQGLTVTLLAFFCIWAADIGAYTIGKFFGRTRLSDISPKKTVEGSVFGVAGSIAVATIGSWFLHWAGSPWTGIALGLLIGITSLLGDLTESMMKRDAGVKDSGQLIPGHGGILDRADSYVFTAPLVYYFVTLLLPLLD, translated from the coding sequence ATGCCTTGGTCTCGAATTATTAGTGGAATTATCGCGATCGCTCTTGCCCTAACCGCCAGCGTCTTAGGAGGGTGGTATTTTACCTTTATGTTTATGGCGATCGTTTATTTGGGTCAACTAGAATATTTTGAGTTAGTCCGAGCCAAGGGAATTGCACCTGCTGCGAAAACAACGATAGTCGTCAGTTTGGCTTTACTCGCGATCGCTACAGTTTCTTCTAACTTGGCTGATGCCGTGATGCCAGTAGCAGGAACGTTTATTTGTTTCTATCTCCTATTTTTACCAAAATTAGCCTCGATCGCCGATATTTCTACTTCTATTTTGGGACTATTTTATTGCGGTTATTTACCGAGTTATTGGATTAGATTGCGATCGCTGGGCAATCCTGCTGTTAGCAACATTCCATTCGATGGCTACTTACCAGATATAGCGACTATTAATCTCATCAAGCATGGAAATTTTGCAGCTTTACCGCAAGGTTTGACAGTTACTCTTCTAGCTTTTTTTTGTATATGGGCAGCTGATATTGGAGCATATACTATTGGTAAATTTTTTGGACGCACGCGCCTTTCTGATATTAGCCCCAAAAAAACTGTGGAAGGGTCTGTATTTGGAGTTGCTGGTAGTATAGCTGTAGCTACAATTGGCAGCTGGTTTCTTCATTGGGCTGGTTCGCCTTGGACGGGTATAGCTTTGGGATTGTTAATCGGGATTACCAGCTTGTTAGGCGATCTCACAGAGTCCATGATGAAACGCGATGCTGGGGTTAAAGACTCAGGACAATTAATTCCAGGTCACGGTGGCATTCTCGATCGCGCCGACAGTTACGTTTTTACCGCCCCCCTAGTTTATTATTTTGTCACTCTGTTGTTGCCGTTATTAGATTGA
- the cbiT gene encoding precorrin-6Y C5,15-methyltransferase subunit CbiT codes for MPSQLWPYITPGIPDDLFERLPGIPLSKREIRLLLISQLRLQPNSLVWDIGAGTGTIPVEISLLCPKAQIIAVERDDEVASLIRRNCDRFNVKNVEVVEASAPECLPNLPQAPHRVCIEGGRPIKDILKAVWQYLPLQGRVVTTAGNLESLYAISQGLAELHARNIDVVQSSVNRLEQKGNQQIFAAVDPIFILSGEKLD; via the coding sequence ATGCCTTCCCAACTCTGGCCCTATATTACACCAGGTATCCCTGACGATTTATTCGAGCGCTTGCCAGGAATTCCCTTGAGTAAGCGGGAAATTCGGTTATTGCTGATTTCTCAGTTGCGGTTACAACCAAACTCCTTGGTGTGGGATATTGGCGCAGGAACAGGGACAATTCCAGTTGAAATTAGCTTGTTGTGTCCGAAAGCCCAGATTATTGCTGTCGAGCGAGATGACGAAGTTGCTAGCTTGATCCGTCGCAACTGCGATCGCTTTAATGTGAAAAATGTTGAAGTCGTAGAAGCTAGCGCCCCAGAATGCTTACCAAATTTACCTCAAGCTCCGCACCGAGTTTGTATTGAAGGTGGTCGTCCTATCAAAGATATTCTCAAAGCTGTTTGGCAATATCTGCCACTACAAGGTAGAGTCGTTACCACTGCTGGGAATTTGGAAAGTTTATATGCTATTTCTCAAGGTTTAGCTGAGTTACATGCTAGAAATATCGATGTCGTGCAATCATCTGTCAATCGCTTAGAGCAAAAAGGTAATCAGCAAATCTTTGCTGCTGTCGATCCTATTTTTATTTTGAGTGGAGAAAAGCTAGACTAA
- a CDS encoding potassium channel family protein, with protein MYSTPEKIYRRIQKELLAGAIALVGVLLLGTLWYRFIEGWSWEDAAYMTVITLATVGYGETRPLGDRGRLFTIGLILMGVITIGYIVNRFTEAVIQGYFQEGIRLRQQRRLMKSLSGHYILCGFGRTGQQIALEFQAEGANFVTVDLDDASVEKARQLGYVAIQGDATLDDTLLQLRIDRAICLVAALPSDAENLYTVLSAKTLNPQIRAIARASTREALQKLQRAGADAVVSPYITGGKRMAAAALRPQVLDFVDGILTGADRELYMEEFRLDPAACPCIGQTLREAKLRSQTGALILAIRRVDGTLIGGPTADTLLMAGDLLICMGTAEQLRQLNQILGPIRPQQLPRPPKH; from the coding sequence TTGTACTCAACCCCAGAGAAAATATATCGTCGAATTCAAAAAGAGTTACTAGCGGGGGCGATCGCGCTTGTAGGTGTCTTGCTGTTGGGGACTCTGTGGTATCGCTTTATAGAAGGTTGGTCGTGGGAAGATGCGGCTTACATGACGGTAATTACCCTAGCTACCGTCGGTTATGGTGAAACTCGACCGTTGGGCGATCGCGGACGATTATTTACCATCGGTCTAATTTTAATGGGAGTGATTACGATTGGTTACATCGTCAATCGCTTTACAGAAGCAGTAATTCAAGGGTACTTTCAAGAAGGAATTCGATTGAGGCAGCAACGGCGGTTAATGAAATCGCTCTCTGGACACTACATTTTATGTGGTTTCGGGCGCACGGGTCAGCAAATTGCCCTGGAATTTCAAGCTGAAGGGGCTAATTTTGTTACGGTTGACTTAGATGATGCTTCGGTGGAAAAAGCACGGCAGCTCGGTTATGTAGCAATCCAGGGTGATGCGACGTTAGACGATACTCTGCTACAACTACGAATAGATCGAGCAATTTGTCTGGTTGCAGCCCTGCCTTCTGATGCCGAAAACCTCTATACGGTGCTGTCAGCCAAAACCCTTAATCCGCAAATTCGAGCGATCGCTAGAGCAAGTACGAGAGAGGCTTTACAAAAGCTACAAAGGGCAGGAGCTGATGCAGTCGTATCTCCCTACATTACGGGAGGTAAACGCATGGCAGCAGCGGCATTAAGACCTCAAGTATTAGATTTCGTCGATGGCATTCTCACGGGAGCAGACAGGGAACTGTATATGGAGGAATTTCGCCTCGATCCGGCAGCGTGTCCCTGCATTGGTCAAACTTTGAGAGAAGCAAAACTGCGATCGCAAACTGGAGCGTTAATTTTAGCAATCCGCCGCGTCGATGGTACTTTAATTGGCGGTCCCACGGCAGACACTCTGTTAATGGCAGGTGATTTACTCATTTGTATGGGGACGGCAGAGCAATTGCGCCAGCTCAATCAAATTTTGGGACCAATTCGCCCCCAGCAACTCCCCCGTCCGCCCAAGCATTAG
- a CDS encoding aspartate aminotransferase family protein, whose protein sequence is MTIDTLISNHNLSVSAATVVKPFDSDNFKESVMDTYARFPIALERGAGCRVWDSTGKEYLDLVAGIATCTLGHAHPAMVETVTRQIQTLHHVSNLFYIPVQGQLAQWLVQHSCAEKVFLCNSGAEANEAAIKLARKYAHTVQNIEHPVMLTANASFHGRTLATITATGQPKYQKNFAPLVPGFHYVPYNEIQAIEAAISELDEGDRAVSAILLEPLQGEGGVRPGEVAYFQAIRRICDETGILLILDEVQAGMGRTGKLWGYENLGIEPDIFTSAKGLGGGIPIGAMMCKQHCDVFAPGDHASTFGGNPFACAVALTVCQTIERENLLENVQARGEQLRTGLRALAAKYLALITDVRGWGLIHGMELAADSEITAADVVKAAIAEGLLLVPAGAKVLRFVPPLIVTETEVNLALQILEKAIAAVQA, encoded by the coding sequence GTGACTATAGATACTCTTATTTCTAACCATAACTTGTCAGTATCAGCTGCCACTGTGGTAAAACCCTTCGACTCAGACAACTTCAAAGAGTCAGTCATGGACACATATGCCCGTTTCCCGATTGCCTTAGAACGGGGTGCGGGTTGTCGGGTTTGGGATAGCACAGGAAAAGAATATCTCGATTTGGTCGCCGGAATTGCAACATGTACCCTGGGACACGCACACCCAGCGATGGTGGAAACAGTGACGCGCCAAATTCAGACGCTACACCACGTCTCCAACCTGTTTTACATCCCCGTGCAAGGACAACTAGCACAATGGCTAGTTCAGCATTCATGTGCCGAGAAAGTCTTTTTGTGCAATTCTGGAGCGGAGGCTAACGAAGCGGCAATTAAACTAGCGCGCAAATACGCCCATACAGTCCAAAACATCGAGCATCCAGTCATGCTCACGGCAAACGCCAGCTTCCACGGCAGAACCCTAGCCACGATCACCGCTACCGGACAACCGAAATATCAGAAAAACTTTGCCCCCTTAGTCCCAGGGTTCCATTACGTCCCCTATAACGAGATTCAGGCGATCGAAGCCGCCATCTCGGAACTAGATGAAGGCGATCGGGCAGTGAGTGCAATTCTGCTCGAACCGCTGCAAGGAGAAGGCGGGGTGCGCCCCGGAGAAGTGGCATACTTCCAAGCAATTCGGCGGATTTGTGACGAAACCGGAATTTTACTAATTCTGGACGAAGTGCAAGCGGGAATGGGACGAACTGGGAAATTGTGGGGCTACGAGAATTTAGGCATCGAACCAGATATTTTCACTTCTGCCAAGGGTTTAGGTGGTGGTATCCCCATCGGCGCGATGATGTGCAAGCAGCATTGCGATGTGTTTGCACCAGGAGATCACGCCAGTACGTTTGGGGGCAATCCATTTGCCTGTGCAGTCGCCTTGACGGTGTGCCAAACAATTGAACGGGAGAATTTGTTAGAAAACGTGCAAGCACGCGGCGAACAGCTCAGAACGGGCTTGCGGGCGCTGGCAGCCAAATATCTCGCCCTCATCACTGACGTGCGCGGTTGGGGTTTAATTCATGGGATGGAGTTAGCTGCCGACAGCGAAATTACCGCAGCGGATGTAGTTAAAGCGGCGATCGCTGAAGGTTTATTACTCGTGCCAGCCGGAGCAAAAGTGCTGCGCTTCGTACCACCCCTGATTGTTACCGAAACAGAAGTCAATCTTGCCCTACAAATATTGGAAAAGGCGATCGCAGCAGTGCAAGCATAA